A region from the Benincasa hispida cultivar B227 chromosome 10, ASM972705v1, whole genome shotgun sequence genome encodes:
- the LOC120089498 gene encoding probable calcium-binding protein CML20 translates to MASLYRGVSRKEKPKGRHGLTPQKKQEIKEAFELFDTDGSGTIDAKELNVAMRALGFEMTDEQIRQMIADVDKDGSGAIDYDEFEYMMTAKIGERDTKEELLKAFRIIDHDNNGKISGNDIKRIAKELGEVFTDKDIQEMIDEADRDHDGEVNIDEFFRMMRRTTYGF, encoded by the exons ATG GCAAGCTTATACAGAGGTGTTTCTAGGAAGGAAAAGCCTAAAGGACGTCATGGGTTAACTCCCCAAAAGAAGCAGGAGATTAAGGAGGCTTTTGAATTATTTGACACTGATGGCTCTG GGACTATTGATGCCAAAGAGCTTAATGTTGCAAtgag GGCTCTTGGTTTTGAGATGACCGACGAG CAAATCAGACAAATGATTGCAGATGTGGACAAAGATGGAAGTGGTGCCATTGATTATGATGAATTTGAATACATGATGACAGCAAAAATTGGAGAGAGAGATACTAAGGAGGAGCTTCTGAAAGCATTTCGTATTATTGATCATGATAACAAT GGGAAGATATCTGGCAATGACATCAAGCGCATAGCAAAGGAGCTGGGTGAGGTCTTCACTGACAAAGACATCCAAGAGATGATTGATGAGGCAGACCGAGATC ATGACGGTGAAGTGAACATTGATGAGTTCTTTAGAATGATGAGGAGGACAACATATGGATTCTAG